The Chloroflexota bacterium genome includes the window ATTACATGCTTGTGCCGACCGTCTGCTTTAACTGCGAATCCGGTTGCGGTTTGCTCGCGTACATTGATAAAGCGACGATGCAAGTCCGCAAGTTCGAAGGCAATCCCGAACATCCTGGGTCGCGCGGGCGCAATTGCGCGAAGGGTCCGGCGACATACAGCCAGGTCACTGATCCCGAACGGATTTTGTTTCCACTGAAACGCGCGGGCAAGCGCGGCGAAGGCAAATGGGAACGCGTGACCTGGGATCAAGTGCTCGACGACATTGGCGGACGCATTCGTAAAGCGTTAATCGAAGGACGGCGCAACGAGATCATGTATCACGTCGGTCGCCCCGGACACGACGGTTACATGGATCGCGTGTTGCAGGCGTGGGGCATTGACGGACACAATTCGCACACGAACGTTTGCTCGTCGGCGGCGCGGCTCGGCTATTCATTGTGGCATGGCTTTGATCGTCCCTCGCCCGACCACGCGAACGCGCGATTCATTCTTCTGATCTCGTCGCATCTCGAAACCGGGCACTATTTCAATCCGCACGCGCAGCGCATCATCGAAGCGAAAATGCGCGGTGCGAAAATCGCGGTGCTCGATACGCGTTTATCGAACACGGCTTCGATGGCGGACTATTGGTTGCCGACGTGGCCCGGTTCGGAGGCGGCGGTTCTGCTCGCGATGGCGCGCGTGATCCTGAACGAGAATTTGTTCGACCGCGATTTCGTGCGTCGCTGGACGAACTGGGAAGAGTTGCTGGCAAACGTGCCAAACGAGCCAAATGCTCAATTACCACTTACCAATTACGATTTTGATACGTTCATCGCGCGATTGAAAGAAATCTATGCCGGGTTCACTCCGGAATTTGCGGAGCAAGAATCCGGCATTCCCGCGCCGACGATTGTCGAAATCGCGCGCGAGATCGGACGCGCGGGGTCGGCGTTTGCGACGCACGTGTGGCGCAGCGCCGCGACGGCGAATTTGGGCGGCTGGCAAGTGGCGCGGTGTGTGGAACTTTTGAGCGTGCTCGTCGGCGCGGTGGGAACGCCGGGCGGCACATCTCCCAACGGGTTTAACAAATTTGTGCCGACGCCGCCGCTCAAGCCGCCGCCGCAAAAAGTGTGGAACGAACTCCTGATGCCGAAAGAGTACCCGCTGTCGTACTTTGAATTGAGTTTCCTCCTGCCGCATTTCTTGAAAGAAGGACGCGGCAAACTCGCGGTCTACTTTACGCGCGTCTACAATCCCGTGTGGACGAATCCGGACGGCGCGACCTGGATGGAAGTGCTATCCGACGAAAATCTCATCGGCTTGCACGCCGCGCTCACGCCAACATGGAACGAGACCGCGTGGTTCGCCGATTACGTTCTGCCGATGGGACTCGGACCGGAGCGACACGACTTGATGAGTTACGAAACGCACGCCGCGCAGTGGATCGCGTTTCGCCAGCCGGTGCGCCGCGTCGCACTCGAAAAAATCGGCAAGCCAGTCAAGTATACGTACGAAGCCAACCCAGGTCAGGTCTGGGAAGAAGACGAATTCTGGATCGAGTTGTCGTGGCGGATTGATCCCGATGGATCGCTCGGCATTCGCAAGTATTTTGAATCGCCGTACCGTCCCGGCGAAAAGATGACGGTCACGGATTACTACCGCTGGATTTTCGAGAACAGCGTCCCAGGTTTGCCGGAAGCCGCGCAAAAAGAAAAACTGACGCCGCTCGAATTCATGCGCAAGTACGGCGCGTTCACGGTTAAAGACCTGGTTTACAAGACGCACGAGAAGGAACTGACGGAAAAGGAACTCGAGGGAACGAATGTGGATGCGGCGACGCATGTCGTGAAAAAAGCCGGCGCAGCAATCGGCGTGGAGATTGACGGCAAAAAGTACATCGGCTTTCCCACGCCTTCGCGCAAACTCGAAATTTATTCGCGCACGATGAAAGACTGGAAATGGTCCGAGTACGCTTTGCCGGGATACATTCAGAGTCACGTGAATCGCGGCAATGTCAATCGCGCGAATAACGAATTCGTTCTGCTCTCGACGTTTCGCCTACCGACCCAGATTCACACACGCAGCGCCAATTCGAAATGGCTCGCCGAAATTTCGCACAAGAATCCGGTGTGGCTGAACAACGACGACGCACGCCGGCTCGGCGTGAACACCGGCAACCTGGTGCGCGTAACGACCGACATCGGCTATTTCGTGGACAAGGTGTGGGCGACGGAAAGCATTCGCCCCGGCGTGGTCGCGTGTTCGCATCACATGGGACGCTGGCGTCTCGACGCGCAGAGCGGTTCGGGCTGGCTTGCCGCCACCGTGAAACTTGAACACGCCGACGGCAAGTGGACGATGAACCAACTTGAAGGTGCGAAACCATTTGCGAGCAGTGACCCTGATTCACAGCGCGTGTGGTGGAACGAGGTCGGCGTGCATCAGAATCTGACGATGGCAGTGCATCCCGATCCGATCAGCGGGATGCACTGTTGGCATCAAAAGGTGCGCGTCGAAAAGGCGTTGCCCGGCGACCGCTACGGCGATGTGTTTGTGGACACGAACCGCGCGCACGAAATCTACAAGGAATGGCTCGCGCTGACGCGTCCCGCTCCCGGTCCGGATAACTTGCGCCGACCGTTGTGGATGCCGCGCGCGGTCAAACCCGATCCCAGCGCGTACAAAATCGAATGAGCCAGCAAACGACCTGCTATCTGCTTCTTGGCGCGAGCGACGGTGCGTTAGACATTTCGTTGGACGTTGACGCGGAACGCATCGCCGCGCTGACGATTACGCCGCGCGGCGGTTTCGGCGGAATGGTGTGGGACGTGCTCGCCGAATCGTTCGTCGGTCTACCGCTCGATGTCCACGCCCTGAATGATGTCGTCGCGCGTTATCGCGACGCCGGACTCGTGCCGCACGAACTCGACCTGCGTCCCTTGGTGAAGGCAATTGTCAACCTGGCAACGTGAACAAAATGATTTCGCGCGAGCAGAGACGTGTCGTCTCCTCGCGCGATTATTTTTGATCGAACCCGACGACGCGATGATCGCACAGTTGCGCGACGACGCGCGATTCGCGTCTGCATTGTCGTCTGACCTCCACGATTTGCGCGTCGAGTACACGCGGTTGTTTACGCTGAACGTCTATCCGTACGCGTCGGTGTTTCTCGACGTGGAGGGAGTGCTCAACACGGCGACAACCGCGCGTGTGCAACGTGCGTACGAGCAAGCCGGTTTTCAACTCGATGCCGCGTTGCCAATTGGCGCGTCGGATCATTTCGGCGCGGAATTGCTTTTCGTCGCGCATTTGTTGGAACACAAGCGTAACGAGGCGGCGCAGACATTTCTGCGCGATGAGATCGCGGCGTGGGCGATTATTTTCTTACCCGCCGTCGAACAAAACGCGCGCGCGGAATTCTATCGAACGCTCGCGCGCGAAACGCTCAAGTGGGTTTGCGCGAATATTGCGCCGCTCGACTACGCACCGTCTCCTCCGATCACTGATCTCCCCGACCCATCGCTCGACGAACAGAATTTGAACTCCATCGTCGCGTATCTTCTCAGCCCGGCGCGGTCGGGCATCTTTTTGCGCAAGGATGATCTCACCCGTATCGCGCGTGAAACCGGATTACCTGTTCGCTTTGGTGACCGAACCGGCATGGTGCGGAGTTTGTTCATCGCAGCGGGCGAATCACAAAGCGTGCAGTTATTGTTGCCGACGTTGCAGATGGAAACGCAGAGGTGGCTCGAACGTTACATGATCGCGGAGAAGGAAAATCCCTCGATGGCGACCTCTGCCCGAGCGTGGCTAGACCGCGCCCAGAGAACGTCAGTATATTTGGAAAGAATGCGGGATGCGCTTTAGAGTTGTTCGCCGAGTGACCGACATCCAACAATCCCGCGATAAATTGATCCGCCGGCGCGCCAAGACCTCCTCCAGATATTCCGCGATTGGAAAAAGGGGAAATAAGCCGGACTAGATTCTCTGCACTCATTACATGAACGCATAGCGAAAGGTCACGCTCAAAATGCGGTGCGCGGCTAACAATGTGCCGCGCACCGTACCACTCACTTTGGATTGCCCCGCCCGACGTGCATGGTAACTGACCGGCGCCTCGACAATCCGCGCGTGCTGGCGCGCCGCTTTGATGATCATCTCCGTGGGCCATCCGTAGGTCATCTCGCGCATGTCTAACGCAAGCATCAAAGCGCGTCGCACGGCGCGATACGGTCCGAGATCGGTAAGGGGCAAACCATATAGCCGGCGCACCAAGGTCGCGACAAGCCAGTTACCAAAGCGTTGATGAAATGGCATTGACCCAGGTTCGATGAATCCGCGCGTGCGCGAACCCAAAACCAAATCCGCGCGATTTTCTTGCAACGGCGCGAGCAGTCGCGGCATTTCGCTTGGCAGAAAACTATGGTCGCCATCCAGGAACACGAACACGTCGTTGGCGCGCGCGGCGGCAACACCGGCAGCGCACGCATATCCATAGCCGCGTCGCGGTTCGTAAACAACGCGTGCCCCGGCACATGTCGCGGCTTCCCCGGTCCCATCGGTCGAGCCATTGTCCACGACGATGATTTCTGCGACCGACTGTAGCGTTACTTCTTTGACCAAGTCCCCAATGCACCCGGCTTCATTCAATGCCGGGATGATAACGGCAACTTTCACATTTCACTCCTGAAAAATTGGCGCGTATAGCGCGCGGTTCCATTCGTCGAAAAATGTAATTCGGTTTGTAATCGGACAAACTCATCCTGGGTGTCCACGTCGTACCACATCGGCAAAAGCGCGACGCGCAAGTATTCCTCTTTCGCGATCGCGAGTGTGTCGCGCAGGACGTGGGGGGTTGACATCTCCACGTCTCTCAATAAACGCGGCTGCGGACGACATAGCCCGATCAAATAATATCCGCCATCTTCGCAAGGACCCAGCACAACATCCGTATGCGCGAGGTCGTCGAACGCGCGCGTAACATGATCGGCTGGGAGGGTTGGACTGTCGCTGTCCATGATCACGGCTTGCGTAAAGCCATCGCGAAGGCAGTGGTTCAGCGCATTGTCCAATCGCTCGCCGAGGTTGCTGCCGATTTGCGGGACCAACCCAAAATCGGGAGCGAGACGCTGAAAGTATTCTGCCTGGTCAAGCGGTGCGTATGCAATCAAGCGCGCCACATCCGGCACAGCGCGCGCGATATCGAGCGTGTCGCGCAACAAACATTCGTACAGTTGCGCCGCCTGTTCAGCCGCCAAGGGCGGAGTCAGCCGAGTTTTGGTTTGCCCCGGACTGGGACGTTTCGCGATGACGAGTAACGCGCGTTTCATTGATTCGCCTCACGGTCTTGTTGAAAAACGGGTAAACGCAAAACGCCCAAGCAGCGCCGAGGACGCCGGGCGTGATCCGCCATTCGCGCCAAGCGCGCGGGGGCAATGGCGGCGCGGGCACAAGCAGGAATTCGAACAGCGGCATCTTCCAGGTCGCGACAAAGGATAATACGAGCGCGCCGCGGGTCAGTGTTTGTTCGGGCAGCAAAGCGATGAGTGCGAGAGACCAGATGGTGTACCAGGGCTGGAACCACAGACAGCTAACGAGCAGATAGAAAAGCAAGATAGATGCACCCGCCCGCGCAGTGACGTTCCATGGAACGTCTTTACGCCGCCACAGCACGCGCATTTGGCGCACAATCCACGCGCCAAGCAAAACGAGAGCAACACCTATCGCAAGCCGTGCGCTAAACGATTCGCCAACACTGGGTTCGAGCGATACTTGGATCAACGCGGGCAACGACGTCGTAAACAAATCACTGCGCCGCGCGATACCCAGCACATCGCCGCCACGCCAGAATGGCGCATACGCGATCGCGACCAAGAGCGCACACGCCGCCAGCGTGCTCGCCCCAAAAGTCACCCGCGCGCGCCAGGCACGCAACTGCTTCAGCGCCGCGACGAGAATAATCGGCAAGAGCAACACGGGAATGAATTTGATGAGCGCGCCGGCGGTCAGCGCAAGTGCTGCGAATGTGAACCGCCTGCACGCGTGAAAATAAAAACCCAATGCGATAAACAGCACCATGACGACGTCGTTATGCCCGTTGCCGACTGTGGCGTACAACACCATCGGGTTCCATGCGAAGAACAGCGCGCCATACAGCGCGCGTCCGCGCGCGTGTTGTCGCAGGGTCATCGCGATGAGCGCCGTCGTCGCGGCGTACGCGAACACGCCGACCAACTTGAACGCGATGACATTCGCAACGACGTCCTCACCCGCCGCACGCGCGACGTTCGCGGCAATCCACTCCCATCCCGGACCATACGCCGAGGGAAAGTACTCCCATGCCACGTACTTGAAAAAACGATCCTGCTCGAATTCGATTGCCGTTTGATAAAATGGGTTCGCGGCGTAATACGCTTGCATACGTCCGTGAATAATGTTGTCGAAAATATCCGCGGCGTCCACCGGGTAGAGCCACAGCAGAATCACGTTGAATGCGATGGCGCCCGCCATTGCCACGCGCCACATCGCCGCGCTCGAATTACGCTGAACGATCCGACACGCGAGTGCATACAGGAGAAACAACGCGCTCAACGCGAGCACGTACGTCACGGCGGCAAACGGATCATGGTTAGAAATTTTGGCAATCGTTTGGTGCGGAACCGACCACCATTCGATCAAACTGTATCGCCACACCAACGCGAGCGCATAGATGAGCGCGCTGGCAATGGCGAGCGCGGCAAGCTGAATTATCGGTTTACGCATTTCGCTCGAAAATCTTTTGTCGTTCCAGAATTGGGATGCGCGCACGAAATCGTTTGAACCAATTCCATGCGGACGGCAAAATCAAAAAGAGATACAACGGAATAAATTCTAACGAAAGCGCCCACGCGACTGGACGCCAAACAATAAAGAACGTGTACGCAAGTGCGACCAGCCCGCTGAACACGAACCATCCTGTCCACGCATCGAATGCCAGTCCCAGTTTACCGGGTCGAACGAATAGAGCGAGCAGCGGCACAAGCCACAGCATGTACCACGGAAACAGATTTTGCGTGAGCAGTGTGAATGCGCCGATCAGCCAGATGCTGCGACGAATCGCTTGCTCGGCATCCGGCGCTGGACGCAAGAGCATAACGAGACCGATGAGCGCGAGCGCGGCAAACATCAG containing:
- a CDS encoding molybdopterin-dependent oxidoreductase → MTTTGVALDFVTAKPELAAYPPVEQWDDWMEYESTDWPRRVEKHYMLVPTVCFNCESGCGLLAYIDKATMQVRKFEGNPEHPGSRGRNCAKGPATYSQVTDPERILFPLKRAGKRGEGKWERVTWDQVLDDIGGRIRKALIEGRRNEIMYHVGRPGHDGYMDRVLQAWGIDGHNSHTNVCSSAARLGYSLWHGFDRPSPDHANARFILLISSHLETGHYFNPHAQRIIEAKMRGAKIAVLDTRLSNTASMADYWLPTWPGSEAAVLLAMARVILNENLFDRDFVRRWTNWEELLANVPNEPNAQLPLTNYDFDTFIARLKEIYAGFTPEFAEQESGIPAPTIVEIAREIGRAGSAFATHVWRSAATANLGGWQVARCVELLSVLVGAVGTPGGTSPNGFNKFVPTPPLKPPPQKVWNELLMPKEYPLSYFELSFLLPHFLKEGRGKLAVYFTRVYNPVWTNPDGATWMEVLSDENLIGLHAALTPTWNETAWFADYVLPMGLGPERHDLMSYETHAAQWIAFRQPVRRVALEKIGKPVKYTYEANPGQVWEEDEFWIELSWRIDPDGSLGIRKYFESPYRPGEKMTVTDYYRWIFENSVPGLPEAAQKEKLTPLEFMRKYGAFTVKDLVYKTHEKELTEKELEGTNVDAATHVVKKAGAAIGVEIDGKKYIGFPTPSRKLEIYSRTMKDWKWSEYALPGYIQSHVNRGNVNRANNEFVLLSTFRLPTQIHTRSANSKWLAEISHKNPVWLNNDDARRLGVNTGNLVRVTTDIGYFVDKVWATESIRPGVVACSHHMGRWRLDAQSGSGWLAATVKLEHADGKWTMNQLEGAKPFASSDPDSQRVWWNEVGVHQNLTMAVHPDPISGMHCWHQKVRVEKALPGDRYGDVFVDTNRAHEIYKEWLALTRPAPGPDNLRRPLWMPRAVKPDPSAYKIE
- a CDS encoding molecular chaperone TorD family protein; this translates as MSTWQREQNDFARAETCRLLARLFLIEPDDAMIAQLRDDARFASALSSDLHDLRVEYTRLFTLNVYPYASVFLDVEGVLNTATTARVQRAYEQAGFQLDAALPIGASDHFGAELLFVAHLLEHKRNEAAQTFLRDEIAAWAIIFLPAVEQNARAEFYRTLARETLKWVCANIAPLDYAPSPPITDLPDPSLDEQNLNSIVAYLLSPARSGIFLRKDDLTRIARETGLPVRFGDRTGMVRSLFIAAGESQSVQLLLPTLQMETQRWLERYMIAEKENPSMATSARAWLDRAQRTSVYLERMRDAL
- a CDS encoding glycosyltransferase family 2 protein: MKVAVIIPALNEAGCIGDLVKEVTLQSVAEIIVVDNGSTDGTGEAATCAGARVVYEPRRGYGYACAAGVAAARANDVFVFLDGDHSFLPSEMPRLLAPLQENRADLVLGSRTRGFIEPGSMPFHQRFGNWLVATLVRRLYGLPLTDLGPYRAVRRALMLALDMREMTYGWPTEMIIKAARQHARIVEAPVSYHARRAGQSKVSGTVRGTLLAAHRILSVTFRYAFM
- a CDS encoding TIGR04282 family arsenosugar biosynthesis glycosyltransferase; translated protein: MKRALLVIAKRPSPGQTKTRLTPPLAAEQAAQLYECLLRDTLDIARAVPDVARLIAYAPLDQAEYFQRLAPDFGLVPQIGSNLGERLDNALNHCLRDGFTQAVIMDSDSPTLPADHVTRAFDDLAHTDVVLGPCEDGGYYLIGLCRPQPRLLRDVEMSTPHVLRDTLAIAKEEYLRVALLPMWYDVDTQDEFVRLQTELHFSTNGTARYTRQFFRSEM
- a CDS encoding DUF2029 domain-containing protein, whose translation is MRKPIIQLAALAIASALIYALALVWRYSLIEWWSVPHQTIAKISNHDPFAAVTYVLALSALFLLYALACRIVQRNSSAAMWRVAMAGAIAFNVILLWLYPVDAADIFDNIIHGRMQAYYAANPFYQTAIEFEQDRFFKYVAWEYFPSAYGPGWEWIAANVARAAGEDVVANVIAFKLVGVFAYAATTALIAMTLRQHARGRALYGALFFAWNPMVLYATVGNGHNDVVMVLFIALGFYFHACRRFTFAALALTAGALIKFIPVLLLPIILVAALKQLRAWRARVTFGASTLAACALLVAIAYAPFWRGGDVLGIARRSDLFTTSLPALIQVSLEPSVGESFSARLAIGVALVLLGAWIVRQMRVLWRRKDVPWNVTARAGASILLFYLLVSCLWFQPWYTIWSLALIALLPEQTLTRGALVLSFVATWKMPLFEFLLVPAPPLPPRAWREWRITPGVLGAAWAFCVYPFFNKTVRRINETRVTRHRETSQSGANQNSADSALGG